Proteins from one Rosa chinensis cultivar Old Blush chromosome 7, RchiOBHm-V2, whole genome shotgun sequence genomic window:
- the LOC112179071 gene encoding transcription initiation factor IIB encodes MSDTFCQACKCFTEVVVSDHATGGTSSCSECGTVVVDEVPEWVSVHDREDPTREPSKPVGPESGVSGSNGAAASDDEEASQARRGKRRRRPRPPPFDWFGSIAAVSDRLGIVAAIKDRANEIYKKVVDQKPLKFRTPDAVVAACVYIACRQENKPRTVKEMCSANGATKKEVARAKDFIMKYLETEGQEIGTIHAADFLRRFCSVLGMSNIEVMAAQETVKKSEELVLRRSPISLAAVVIYIITQLSNDKKGVKDIAFVTRVAEATIKNSYKDLYPHLSEVIPTWFAKEEDLRQLPPA; translated from the exons ATGTCTGACACGTTCTGCCAAGCGTGCAAGTGTTTCACGGAGGTTGTTGTCTCCGACCACGCGACCGGCGGCACCTCATCGTGCTCCGAATGTGGGACTGTTGTGGTGGACGAGGTTCCCGAGTGGGTTTCTGTCCACGACCGGGAAGACCCGACCCGGGAGCCCAGCAAGCCGGTTGGACCCGAGAGTGGGGTTTCCGGGTCCAATGGAGCAGCAGCCTCCGACGACGAGGAGGCATCGCAGGCGCGGCGGGGGAAGCGGCGGAGGAGGCCACGCCCTCCGCCTTTTGACTGGTTTGGCTCTATTGCTGCCGTGTCTGACAG GTTGGGAATTGTTGCTGCCATAAAG GATCGAGCCAATGAGATATATAAGAAGGTGGTTGATCAGAAGCCTCTCAAATTTAGGACTCCGGATGCAGTTGTGGCTGCTTGCGTCTACATTGCCTGTAGACAAGAAAATAAGCCCCGTACTGTGAAAG AGATGTGCTCAGCAAATGGAGCTACCAAGAAAGAAGTTGCCAGGGCAAAAGACTTCATCATGAAATACTTGGAGACTGAGGGTCAGGAAATAGGAACTATTCATGCTGCAGACTTTCTG AGACGTTTTTGTTCCGTTCTTGGAATGTCAAATATAGAAGTCATGGCTGCCCAAGAAACAGTGAAGAAATCTGAAGAACTTGTTTTAAG GAGGAGCCCAATATCGCTGGCAGCTGTTGTCATTTATATCATAACTCAACTATCAAATGACAAAAAGGGTGTTAAAG ATATTGCGTTTGTCACTAGAGTGGCCGAAGCGACCATAAAAAATTCGTACAAAGATCTGTATCCTCATCTGTCAGAGGTTATACCAACCTGGTTTGCCAAGGAGGAAGATTTGAGGCAGCTGCCACCAGCTTAA
- the LOC112175848 gene encoding AAA-ATPase ASD, mitochondrial, protein MIPTTMNQMWTTMGSTLASFMFVWAIIRQYCPYELRRFFEKYSHRIMGYFYPYIKISIHEFTGDRLKRSEAYAAVEAYLSSNTSKSAKRLKAEMVKDSSNLVLSMDEYERVTDEFHGATVWWVLTKALSPGRSMSMSYYPEQEKRFYKLTFHKKYREIITGSYLDHVVKEGKEIRVRNRQRKLYTNSPGYKWPSYKQTMWSHIVFEHPATFETMALEPEKKKEIIEDLVTFSKSKDFYARIGKAWKRGYLLYGPPGTGKSTMIAAMANLLSYDVYDLELTAVKDNTELRKLLIETTSKSIIVIEDIDCSLDLTGQRKKKAEKGCVDDEIIKASKERMKEPKEEGGSGSSKVTLSGLLNFIDGLWSACGGERLVVFTTNYVEKLDPALIRRGRMDKHIELSYCSFEGFKVLAKNYLRLESHEMFDMIQKLMGETKMTPADVAENLMPKSPQDDPERCLSNFIQALEEVKEEEEAKKKAEEVKEIAATTKELPQENKDVEVTECSGEQ, encoded by the coding sequence ATGATACCAACAACGATGAACCAGATGTGGACAACAATGGGTTCAACCCTAGCCAGCTTCATGTTTGTTTGGGCCATCATCCGCCAGTACTGCCCTTACGAGCTCCGTAGATTCTTCGAAAAATACTCCCACAGAATCATGGGCTACTTCTACCCCTACATCAAAATCTCCATCCACGAGTTCACGGGCGACCGCCTCAAGCGGAGCGAGGCCTACGCCGCCGTGGAGGCCTATCTCAGCTCCAACACTTCAAAAAGCGCCAAAAGACTCAAGGCAGAGATGGTCAAAGACAGCAGCAACTTGGTTCTGAGCATGGACGAGTATGAAAGAGTCACAGATGAGTTTCATGGTGCAACTGTGTGGTGGGTTCTGACCAAAGCTCTGTCGCCGGGCCGGTCCATGTCAATGTCTTACTATCCGGAGCAGGAGAAAAGGTTTTACAAGCTCACTTTTCACAAGAAGTACAGGGAGATCATCACAGGGTCTTACTTAGACCATGTGGTGAAAGAAGGCAAGgaaattagggttaggaatAGGCAGAGGAAGCTTTACACAAATAGCCCCGGTTACAAGTGGCCTAGCTACAAGCAGACTATGTGGAGTCACATTGTGTTTGAGCATCCAGCGACGTTCGAAACAATGGCGTTGGagccagaaaagaagaaggagatcATTGAAGACTTGGTGACTTTTAGTAAGAGTAAAGATTTCTATGCAAGAATTGGGAAAGCTTGGAAAAGGGGGTACTTGCTTTATGGGCCACCAGGGACTGGGAAGTCCACCATGATTGCAGCAATGGCTAACTTGCTGAGCTATGATGTCTATGATCTTGAGCTCACTGCTGTGAAGGACAACACAGAGCTGAGGAAGCTTTTGATCGAGACGACAAGTAAGTCTATAATTGTCATTGAGGATATTGATTGCTCACTTGATCTAACAggtcagaggaagaagaaagcagAGAAGGGTTGTGTGGATGATGAGATTATTAAGGCAAGTAAGGAGAGGATGAAGGAGCCAAAAGAGGAGGGTGGTAGTGGAAGTAGTAAGGTCACTCTTTCTGGGCTTTTGAATTTCATTGATGGGCTTTGGTCTGCTTGCGGGGGTGAGAGGCTGGTGGTTTTTACTACTAATTATGTTGAGAAATTGGATCCTGCATTGATTAGGAGGGGTAGAATGGACAAGCATATTGAGCTTTCTTATTGTAGTTTTGAAGGATTCAAAGTTTTGGCAAAGAATTACTTAAGGCTTGAGAGTCATGAAATGTTTGATATGATTCAGAAGCTAATGGGAGAGACCAAAATGACCCCTGCTGATGTAGCTGAGAATCTCATGCCCAAGTCTCCACAAGATGATCCAGAGAGGTGTCTTTCGAATTTCATTCAAGCTCTTGAAGAAGttaaggaggaagaagaagccaaGAAGAAAGCTGAAGAAGTGAAAGAGATTGCTGCTACAACAAAGGAGCTGCCACAAGAAAACAAAGATGTTGAGGTAACAGAATGTTCTGGGGAGCAATGA
- the LOC112176310 gene encoding transcription factor MYB35, producing MGRPPASCDKLINVKKGTWTEEEDANILAHHVSKNGIGNWTSVPKKAGLNRCGKSCKPRWSNYLRANLKHETFTPQEEELIVRLHATIGSRWPIIAQQLPGRTDNDVKTYWNTKLKKKLSDMGIDPVTHKPFSQILADYGNIGGLPKSGMRIGIGASLNKDLKNAMLMKSSEPYTSGLSNFNNSHLVPTTKIEPMQATSSTKLYNYQPYDLLTQLQAMKYVTEVSNSTTNTNPAPSPVNFYSEGSLSSSSSSTSSSAAVQEKSPLAFGWSDFLLEDAFVPTEDARGAMPQGEIWDQATMQDNMAESSSKDMFHQAQTENVGMSYGMSSNQVEAIADPCDSSFVEAMVAKENDLFLEFPELLLEEPFYY from the exons ATGGGGAGACCTCCTGCTTCTTGTGACAAACTGATCAATGTGAAGAAGGGCACTTGGACTGAAGAGGAAGATGCAAATATACTCGCTCATCATGTATCCAAGAATGGGATCGGTAACTGGACTTCTGTTCCCAAAAAAGCAG GACTTAATAGATGTGGGAAGAGTTGCAAGCCTAGGTGGAGTAACTACTTGAGGGCTAATCTGAAGCATGAAACCTTCACACCCCAAGAGGAAGAATTGATTGTTAGGCTTCATGCAACCATTGGTAGCAG GTGGCCTATAATAGCTCAACAACTTCCTGGGAGGACAGACAATGATGTGAAGACCTACTGGAACACTAAGCTGAAAAAGAAGCTCTCAGATATGGGAATTGATCCCGTTACTCACAAGCCCTTCTCTCAAATTTTAGCCGACTATGGAAACATTGGTGGCCTACCCAAATCTGGAATGCGAATTGGGATAGGTGCTTCCCTAAACAAGGACTTGAAGAATGCAATGCTGATGAAGTCATCAGAACCATACACATCAGGCTTGTCAAACTTCAACAACAGCCATTTGGTGCCAACAACCAAAATCGAACCAATGCAAGCCACTAGCAGCACCAAATTATACAACTACCAACCCTATGATCTTCTCACACAGCTGCAAGCCATGAAATATGTGACAGAGGTCTCAAACTCCACCACCAACACCAACCCTGCTCCTTCCCCTGTCAATTTCTACAGCGAAGGCTCATTATCTTCTTCATCCTCGTCTACTTCTTCATCTGCTGCTGTGCAAGAGAAGTCACCTCTGGCCTTTGGATGGAGTGATTTTCTCCTAGAAGACGCATTTGTGCCAACTGAAGATGCTCGCGGAGCAATGCCACAAGGCGAAATTTGGGACCAAGCTACTATGCAAGATAATATGGCCGAGTCTTCATCCAAAGACATGTTTCACCAAGCACAAACAGAAAATGTGGGCATGAGTTATGGAATGTCAAGCAATCAAGTAGAGGCTATAGCTGATCCATGCGACAGTTCATTTGTGGAAGCCATGGTAGCTAAAGAGAATGACTTGTTCTTGGAGTTTCCTGAACTACTTCTGGAAGAACCATTCTACTACTGA
- the LOC112177148 gene encoding hydroxyproline O-galactosyltransferase GALT6 gives MGRAKLDRFGAVLTRQRSVQILVGIGILYIVLVTLEIPFVFTTGFSSISADSLTRPDRLHSRVEEKEAPTRPLERVSQNSNQPTQSHRPGEPKVVSGLVFDPKTFDSELYKSAKVAWEVGKKVWEELQSGKVRIAKERVAGNGSESCPHSITVTGSEFSERGRVMVVPCGLTLGSSITLVGRPRAAHEETEPRIALVREGQSVMVSQFKVELLGLKTVEGEDPPRLLHFNPRLKGDWSGTPVIELNTCYRMQWGSAQRCEGWKSKADEETVDGQVKCEKWIRDDDSHSEETKATWWLSRLVGRKKKVTVDWPFPFGEEKLFVLTLSAGLEGYHVNVDGRHVTSFPYHNGFSLEDATGLSLSGDVDLTSVYAASLPTSHPSFAPQKHLEMSPTWRAPPLPDGEIELFIGILSAGNHFAERMAVRKSWMQHNLIKSSKVVARFFVALHSKKEVNVELKKEAEFFGDIVIVPYMDNYDLVVLKTVAICEYGVRTMSAKYIMKCDDDTFVRVDAVIIEASRVPKERSLYVGNINYYHKPLRYGKWAVTYEEWPEEDYPPYANGPGYILSSDIAKFIISEFESRKLRLFKMEDVSMGMWVEKFNSSKPVEYMHNLKFCQFGCIEDYFTAHYQSPRQMICLWDKLKKFGRPQCCSMR, from the exons ATGGGGAGGGCCAAATTGGACCGATTCGGCGCCGTTTTGACGAGGCAAAGATCGGTTCAGATTCTGGTGGGTATTGGTATTCTGTATATAGTCTTAGTCACTTTAGAAATCCCCTTCGTTTTCACGACCGGCTTCAGCTCCATCTCGGCGGACAGCTTGACCCGACCCGATAGGCTCCACAGCAGAGTGGAGGAGAAAGAAGCCCCGACCCGCCCTCTGGAACGCGTCTCGCAAAACTCGAACCAACCGACCCAGAGCCATCGACCCGGCGAGCCCAAGGTGGTGTCGGGTCTGGTATTCGACCCGAAGACGTTCGATTCGGAGCTTTACAAGTCGGCGAAGGTTGCTTGGGAAGTGGGCAAGAAGGTCTGGGAGGAGCTGCAGTCCGGGAAGGTCCGAATTGCGAAGGAGCGGGTCGCCGGAAACGGATCGGAGTCGTGCCCGCATTCGATTACGGTAACCGGGTCGGAGTTTTCGGAGCGGGGTCGGGTCATGGTGGTGCCCTGTGGGCTGACGTTGGGGTCGTCTATAACGCTGGTGGGCCGGCCCAGGGCGGCGCATGAGGAAACGGAGCCGAGGATTGCGCTGGTTAGGGAGGGACAGTCGGTGATGGTGTCTCAGTTTAAGGTTGAGTTGCTGGGGTTGAAGACTGTGGAGGGTGAGGACCCTCCGAGGTTGTTGCACTTCAATCCGAGGTTGAAGGGGGATTGGAGTGGGACCCCTGTGATTGAGCTCAACACTTGTTATAGGATGCAGTGGGGATCGGCGCAGCGGTGCGAGGGGTGGAAGTCCAAGGCCGATGAAGAAACCG TTGATGGGCAGGTGAAGTGTGAGAAGTGGATTCGTGATGATGATAGTCACtcggaagagaccaaggcaacGTGGTGGTTGAGCAGGCTAGTAGGTCGAAAGAAAAAGGTGACTGTTGACTGGCCATTCCCGTTTGGAGAGGAGAAACTGTTTGTTTTAACTCTCAGTGCTGGCTTGGAGGGTTATCATGTTAATGTTGATGGGAGGCATGTCACCTCTTTTCCTTATCACAAT GGATTTTCTCTTGAGGATGCCACCGGGCTTTCTCTAAGTGGGGATGTTGATCTGACCTCAGTATATGCTGCTTCTCTTCCCACATCACATCCTAGTTTTGCTCCTCAGAAGCATCTTGAGATGTCACCCACATGGCGTGCCCCACCTCTTCCTGATGGGGAAATCGAACTCTTCATTGGTATCCTTTCTGCAGGCAACCATTTCGCTGAGAGGATGGCAGTAAGGAAGTCTTGGATGCAACACAATCTTATCAAATCTTCAAAAGTGGTAGCTCGATTCTTTGTAGCACTG CATTCTAAAAAGGAAGTGAATGTTGAGCTAAAGAAAGAAGCAGAGTTCTTTGGTGATATTGTCATAGTGCCTTACATGGATAACTATGACTTGGTGGTCTTGAAAACTGTTGCCATCTGTGAATATGGG GTTCGTACAATGTCAGCTAAGTACATTATGAAATGCGATGATGACACATTTGTAAGAGTGGATGCTGTTATCATTGAAGCAAGTAGAGTTCCAAAGGAAAGAAGCTTGTATGTGGGGAACATAAATTACTACCATAAGCCTCTGCGCTATGGAAAATGGGCTGTGACATATGAG GAGTGGCCAGAAGAAGATTACCCACCTTATGCAAATGGACCAGGTTACATTTTGTCATCTGACATTGCGAAATTCATCATATCCGAGTTTGAGAGTCGTAAATTAAGG TTGTTCAAGATGGAAGACGTAAGTATGGGAATGTGGGTTGAGAAGTTCAACAGCTCAAAACCAGTAGAGTACATGCACAACTTGAAATTCTGCCAGTTTGGGTGTATAGAAGATTACTTCACAGCCCATTATCAATCTCCAAGGCAGATGATTTGCTTGTGggataaattgaagaagttCGGAAGACCACAATGCTGCAGCATGAGATAG